The Mesorhizobium sp. AR10 genome includes the window TTCTCGGCAGCCGACGCCGCCACATGGCGCAAGCTCGTCGCGGCTTTCCCTGCCGAGGCCGAGCATCTGTTTCGCCTGCTTGGCTCGCCGATGAGCGGCCGCGCGCTGGCCGGCACCGCCTGGAACCTTTGGCGCAAGAAGGGTTTTTCCGGCGCGCTCGACACCGGCCGGTTATTGCTTTCCTCACCCCGCGCCTGGCTCGAGGAGACTTTCGAGTCGCCGCATGTCAGGGCGGCGCTCGCCACCTGGGGCATGCATCTCGACTTCGCACCCGACATCGCCGGCGGTGCGGTGTTCCCCTATCTGGAATCGATGGTCAACCAGTGTTTCGGCATGGTGCTCGGCAAGGGCGGCGCCGACACCATCATCCGCGCCCTGTCCGGCATGGTCACAGCTGCCGGCGGCAAGATCGCCACCGGGGCCGAAGTGGCCGAGATCACGGTTTCCGGCGGCAGGGCGACCGGCGTGCGGCTCGCTTCCGGGGATTTCCATATTGCCAGCAAGGCGGTCATCGCCGGCGTCGCGCCCAGGGCGCTCGCCGGCAGGCTGCTGCCCGAAGGGTCGGGCGATGCCGGCTTCGATGCGGCGATGAAAGGATTTCGATACGCACCGGGCACGATGATGATCCACCTGGCGCTGGACGATCTTCCGGATTGGAGCGCCGGACCTGAGCTCAGGCAATTCGCCTATGTGCATCTTTCGCCTTCGCTCGACGCCATGTCGCGTACCTATCAGCAGGCGATGGCAGGCATGCTGCCGGACGAACCGGTGCTGGTCGTCGGCCAGCCGACGGCTATCGATCCCTCGCGGGCGCCCGAGGGCAAGCATGTGCTGTGGGTGCAGGTGCGCATGCTGCCGGCGGAGATCCTTGGCGACGCTGCCGGCAAGATCGCACCCGATCGCTGGGACGAGGTGAAGAAGGCCTATGCCGACCGTGTTCTCGATATCATCGAAACCTACGCGCCCGGCCTTCGCCGAAAAATCCTCGGACGCGCCGTGTTCTCGCCTGTCGATCTCGAGCGGGAGAACCCCAACCTCGTCGGTGGCGACCAGGTCTGCGGCAGCCACCATCTGGCGCAAAATTTCCTGTTTCGCCCGGCGCGCGGATACGCCGGATGGAACACGCCCGTCGCCAATCTGCATCTCACAGGTGCCGCGACATGGCCGGGCGCCGGCGTCGGCGCGGCCTCGGGCTACATGCTCGCGCAATTGCTTGGCGGGAGGTAGCAGCCGAACATTTTTGGGGTGAAGGAGGACAAGGCGCGGTTGCCCAAGGAGCCTGAACCCACTGATTAGACAGAAACGCCGCGCACAGACAATAAACCAAGGGGAACGATGATGACCATGAACAGACGCGAATTGCTCGGATACAGCGCTGCCGCACTTGGTGCGGCGGCGATCGGCCTGCCGCAGATCGCCAGGGCTGCGGCCGGCGAACTGACCATCGCCTACAACGTCAACCTGCCGTCCTGGGACCCGACCAC containing:
- a CDS encoding phytoene desaturase family protein, which encodes MSEFDAIFVGAGHNSLACAAHLALKGWKTAIFERSAAIGGAVQTQEYTLPGFRHDFGAMNLSLFAGSAFHRKYANELKTHGLEFSAVADCFASAFPDGRWFGVSNDLEKTASRMAAFSAADAATWRKLVAAFPAEAEHLFRLLGSPMSGRALAGTAWNLWRKKGFSGALDTGRLLLSSPRAWLEETFESPHVRAALATWGMHLDFAPDIAGGAVFPYLESMVNQCFGMVLGKGGADTIIRALSGMVTAAGGKIATGAEVAEITVSGGRATGVRLASGDFHIASKAVIAGVAPRALAGRLLPEGSGDAGFDAAMKGFRYAPGTMMIHLALDDLPDWSAGPELRQFAYVHLSPSLDAMSRTYQQAMAGMLPDEPVLVVGQPTAIDPSRAPEGKHVLWVQVRMLPAEILGDAAGKIAPDRWDEVKKAYADRVLDIIETYAPGLRRKILGRAVFSPVDLERENPNLVGGDQVCGSHHLAQNFLFRPARGYAGWNTPVANLHLTGAATWPGAGVGAASGYMLAQLLGGR